The Numida meleagris isolate 19003 breed g44 Domestic line chromosome 10, NumMel1.0, whole genome shotgun sequence genome includes a window with the following:
- the IRX5 gene encoding iroquois-class homeodomain protein IRX-5 isoform X1, whose amino-acid sequence MSYPQGYLYQPSASLALYSCPAYSTSVISGPRTDELGRSSSGSAFSPYAGSTAFTAPSPGYNSHLQYGTDPAAAAAAAFTSYVGSPYEHPPAMAGSLGYHPYAAPLGSYPYGDPAYRKNATRDATATLKAWLNEHRKNPYPTKGEKIMLAIITKMTLTQVSTWFANARRRLKKENKMTWTPRNRSEDEEEEENIDLEKNDEDEPQKPEEKGDPGSPDAGAAEPRAAPGCERLQEPPSPREAEAGLSDSDCKEPPEERLDGPPALPKAPGASPLGPCPGGRGPGPEEPPPFRPPSAAAGPPHVAEPHPLPPAAASVIHSPQQAALAKPKLWSLAEIATSADRAREAGGETAAPGPTVLGGGGPPRPSPPRPRSPPAQCPFPNGAVLPRPLYYTAPFYPGYTNYGSFGALHGHPAGGPAAPGAAFNGLNQTVLSRAEGLGKEPKAARSQPQAELGKDSPYELKKGMSSI is encoded by the exons ATGTCGTATCCTCAGGGCTACTTGTACCAGCCGTCTGCCTCCTTGGCTCTCTACTCGTGCCCGGCGTACAGCACCAGCGTGATTTCCGGACCCAGGACCGATGAACTTGGGAGATCTTCTTCGGGCTCCGCTTTTTCCCCTTATGCCGGATCTACCGCCTTCACCGCCCCGTCCCCGGGTTACAACTCGCACCTCCAGTACGGCACCGacccggccgccgccgccgccgccgccttcACTTCCTACGTG GGCTCTCCCTACGAGCACCCCCCGGCCATGGCGGGCTCCCTGGGCTACCACCCGTACGCGGCGCCGCTCGGCTCCTACCCCTACGGGGACCCCGCGTACCGCAAGAACGCGACGCGGGACGCCACGGCCACGCTCAAGGCCTGGCTCAACGAGCACCGCAAGAACCCGTACCCCACCAAGGGCGAGAAGATCATGTTGGCCATCATCACCAAGATGACCCTCACCCAGGTCTCCACCTGGTTCGCCAACGCGCGGCGGAGGCTCAAGAAGGAGAACAAGATGACCTGGACCCCGCGGAACCGCAGcgaggacgaggaggaggaggagaacatCGACCTGGAAAAGAACGACGAGGACGAGCCGCAGAAGCCGGAGGAGAAGGGGGACCCCGGCTCTCCGGACGCAG GAGCGGCGGAGCCCAGGGCCGCGCCGGGCTGCGAGCGCCTGCAGGAGCCCCCCAGCCCGCGGGAGGCCGAGGCCGGCCTCAGCGACTCGGATTGCAAGGAGCCGCCGGAGGAGCGGCTCGACGGGCCGCCCGCGCTGCCCAAAGCGCCCGGCGCTTCTCCGCTGGGGCCTTGCCCGGGGGGCCGCGGTCCGGGCCCCGAGGAGCCTCCGCCGTTCCGGCCGCCCTCCGCCGCCGCAGGGCCGCCGCACGTCGCCGAGCCGCACCCgctgccgcccgccgccgcctccgTCATCCACTCGCCGCAGCAGGCGGCCCTCGCCAAGCCCAAGCTCTGGTCGCTGGCCGAGATCGCCACCTCGGCGGACAGGGCGAGGGAGGCGGGCGGCGAGACGGCGGCCCCCGGCCCCACCGTGCTGGGAGGCGGCGGCCCCCCGCGCCCCTCTCCGCCGCGGCCGCGCTCGCCGCCCGCGCAGTGCCCCTTCCCCAACGGGGCGGTCCTGCCGCGGCCGCTCTACTACACGGCGCCCTTCTACCCCGGCTACACGAACTACGGCTCCTTCGGGGCCCTGCACGGGCACCCCGCCGGCGGGCCCGCCGCGCCCGGCGCCGCCTTCAATGGATTAAACCAGACTGTGCTGAGCCGGGCCgaggggctggggaaggagccCAAGGCGGCCAGGAGCCAGCCCCAGGCGGAGCTCGGCAAGGACTCGCCTTACGAACTGAAGAAAGGTATGTCCAGCATTTAA
- the IRX5 gene encoding iroquois-class homeodomain protein IRX-5 isoform X2: protein MSYPQGYLYQPSASLALYSCPAYSTSVISGPRTDELGRSSSGSAFSPYAGSTAFTAPSPGYNSHLQYGTDPAAAAAAAFTSYVGSPYEHPPAMAGSLGYHPYAAPLGSYPYGDPAYRKNATRDATATLKAWLNEHRKNPYPTKGEKIMLAIITKMTLTQVSTWFANARRRLKKENKMTWTPRNRSEDEEEEENIDLEKNDEDEPQKPEEKGDPGSPDAAAEPRAAPGCERLQEPPSPREAEAGLSDSDCKEPPEERLDGPPALPKAPGASPLGPCPGGRGPGPEEPPPFRPPSAAAGPPHVAEPHPLPPAAASVIHSPQQAALAKPKLWSLAEIATSADRAREAGGETAAPGPTVLGGGGPPRPSPPRPRSPPAQCPFPNGAVLPRPLYYTAPFYPGYTNYGSFGALHGHPAGGPAAPGAAFNGLNQTVLSRAEGLGKEPKAARSQPQAELGKDSPYELKKGMSSI from the exons ATGTCGTATCCTCAGGGCTACTTGTACCAGCCGTCTGCCTCCTTGGCTCTCTACTCGTGCCCGGCGTACAGCACCAGCGTGATTTCCGGACCCAGGACCGATGAACTTGGGAGATCTTCTTCGGGCTCCGCTTTTTCCCCTTATGCCGGATCTACCGCCTTCACCGCCCCGTCCCCGGGTTACAACTCGCACCTCCAGTACGGCACCGacccggccgccgccgccgccgccgccttcACTTCCTACGTG GGCTCTCCCTACGAGCACCCCCCGGCCATGGCGGGCTCCCTGGGCTACCACCCGTACGCGGCGCCGCTCGGCTCCTACCCCTACGGGGACCCCGCGTACCGCAAGAACGCGACGCGGGACGCCACGGCCACGCTCAAGGCCTGGCTCAACGAGCACCGCAAGAACCCGTACCCCACCAAGGGCGAGAAGATCATGTTGGCCATCATCACCAAGATGACCCTCACCCAGGTCTCCACCTGGTTCGCCAACGCGCGGCGGAGGCTCAAGAAGGAGAACAAGATGACCTGGACCCCGCGGAACCGCAGcgaggacgaggaggaggaggagaacatCGACCTGGAAAAGAACGACGAGGACGAGCCGCAGAAGCCGGAGGAGAAGGGGGACCCCGGCTCTCCGGACGCAG CGGCGGAGCCCAGGGCCGCGCCGGGCTGCGAGCGCCTGCAGGAGCCCCCCAGCCCGCGGGAGGCCGAGGCCGGCCTCAGCGACTCGGATTGCAAGGAGCCGCCGGAGGAGCGGCTCGACGGGCCGCCCGCGCTGCCCAAAGCGCCCGGCGCTTCTCCGCTGGGGCCTTGCCCGGGGGGCCGCGGTCCGGGCCCCGAGGAGCCTCCGCCGTTCCGGCCGCCCTCCGCCGCCGCAGGGCCGCCGCACGTCGCCGAGCCGCACCCgctgccgcccgccgccgcctccgTCATCCACTCGCCGCAGCAGGCGGCCCTCGCCAAGCCCAAGCTCTGGTCGCTGGCCGAGATCGCCACCTCGGCGGACAGGGCGAGGGAGGCGGGCGGCGAGACGGCGGCCCCCGGCCCCACCGTGCTGGGAGGCGGCGGCCCCCCGCGCCCCTCTCCGCCGCGGCCGCGCTCGCCGCCCGCGCAGTGCCCCTTCCCCAACGGGGCGGTCCTGCCGCGGCCGCTCTACTACACGGCGCCCTTCTACCCCGGCTACACGAACTACGGCTCCTTCGGGGCCCTGCACGGGCACCCCGCCGGCGGGCCCGCCGCGCCCGGCGCCGCCTTCAATGGATTAAACCAGACTGTGCTGAGCCGGGCCgaggggctggggaaggagccCAAGGCGGCCAGGAGCCAGCCCCAGGCGGAGCTCGGCAAGGACTCGCCTTACGAACTGAAGAAAGGTATGTCCAGCATTTAA